A genomic window from Thalassoroseus pseudoceratinae includes:
- a CDS encoding tetratricopeptide repeat protein codes for MGQAVRWQCPVCSQWFLIASTSKQPRACSRCRQGTSRGSATNPPPAISTQSDFDSILNQAETVEPSTLQKSPTSPTNPKRGASAEKDVSNEGQRHVVGWVVGLGGGVLATLLLVLGVLAFQADEGNSDTAKTPSTTPATNPPLAVAKSSAVPMEVAAKTPVTLPEIPENAGGLSPTRPPVPVEPPSPAPKPSPLERQTPMPVSPPMNEKPRNTPADSNVADGSNNVPSPMPTEVASAPHGNGVLPIGVAAPDLVSTDAEKAKLKEIDSKREALVQKRSELIDQIAELNGEAAEHQSTLKQCQAETTTLNNNLNLIKAQLAGVNNQLQQQRITLQQKALLEQQGRALVAQGQSTSLAIQKVNAEAVATQTKLKVVSGRLLTRQRELGGLKQQADRLRDEWLKVTDPFGKLDRGQGVAAIAVLNQLISIQKDFVQAYVARGLAHYSLKHYDLAIKDFDEALRLRPNYPEALAGRALALSVGVSRTQGRLVFRDAVRYGKDSWFVYLCYGLAEQEHRDYGKAMAQFQKAAKLGSSEPAAFHYLGRLQAACPDAEWRDGQKALEAATKANSLSEGKVWVYVDTLAAAYAEQGEFNMAVQFQKDALALAPSPAVDACKKRLQRYEEGQPFRLP; via the coding sequence GTGGGCCAAGCAGTTCGATGGCAATGTCCCGTTTGCAGCCAGTGGTTTTTGATTGCGTCGACATCGAAACAACCACGGGCTTGTTCGCGATGTCGGCAAGGGACTAGTCGGGGCTCAGCAACGAATCCACCACCGGCCATTTCGACTCAGTCGGATTTCGATAGCATTCTCAACCAAGCCGAAACGGTTGAGCCATCGACTCTCCAAAAGTCGCCGACTTCGCCCACGAATCCCAAGCGTGGTGCGTCCGCCGAAAAAGACGTGTCAAACGAGGGGCAACGGCATGTTGTCGGGTGGGTAGTAGGATTGGGCGGCGGTGTTTTGGCAACGCTGCTGTTGGTTTTGGGGGTGTTGGCTTTCCAGGCGGATGAGGGCAACTCGGACACGGCTAAGACTCCTTCGACAACTCCTGCGACCAACCCGCCCCTCGCTGTGGCAAAGTCCTCCGCGGTTCCGATGGAAGTTGCCGCGAAAACTCCGGTCACGCTACCAGAAATACCCGAGAACGCTGGTGGACTCTCACCAACTCGTCCGCCGGTTCCGGTTGAACCGCCGTCACCAGCCCCGAAACCTTCTCCGCTCGAACGCCAGACACCGATGCCGGTATCGCCGCCGATGAACGAGAAGCCTCGGAACACTCCAGCCGACTCGAACGTTGCAGATGGTTCCAATAATGTTCCGTCTCCGATGCCGACTGAGGTGGCATCCGCACCGCATGGGAATGGCGTGTTGCCGATCGGAGTGGCTGCACCGGATTTGGTATCGACCGATGCCGAAAAAGCGAAGTTGAAGGAAATTGACAGCAAACGAGAAGCACTAGTTCAAAAGCGGTCTGAGTTGATTGATCAGATCGCCGAATTGAACGGAGAAGCCGCCGAGCATCAAAGCACGCTCAAGCAGTGTCAGGCGGAGACGACCACGCTGAACAATAACCTCAACCTTATCAAAGCCCAATTGGCTGGGGTCAATAATCAGCTCCAACAACAGCGGATCACTCTTCAGCAAAAGGCGTTACTCGAACAGCAGGGCCGAGCACTGGTGGCTCAAGGGCAGAGTACGAGTCTTGCCATTCAAAAGGTCAATGCTGAAGCTGTGGCAACGCAGACAAAACTCAAAGTGGTTTCCGGTCGGTTGCTGACTCGTCAACGGGAGTTGGGTGGTTTGAAGCAACAAGCAGATCGGCTTCGCGACGAATGGCTCAAAGTCACGGATCCTTTCGGAAAGTTGGATCGTGGACAGGGGGTGGCCGCGATCGCGGTCTTGAATCAATTGATCTCGATTCAAAAGGACTTCGTGCAAGCATATGTCGCCAGGGGACTTGCGCACTATTCCTTAAAACATTACGACTTGGCCATCAAGGATTTTGACGAAGCGTTGCGGCTGAGACCGAATTATCCAGAGGCATTGGCTGGTCGGGCACTGGCGCTGAGTGTCGGGGTTTCCCGGACTCAGGGGCGATTGGTGTTTCGCGATGCGGTTCGGTACGGGAAGGATTCTTGGTTCGTCTATCTTTGTTATGGGCTTGCCGAGCAGGAGCATCGGGATTACGGCAAGGCGATGGCTCAATTTCAGAAGGCGGCCAAGCTTGGCAGTAGTGAGCCCGCTGCGTTTCATTATCTCGGTCGTTTGCAGGCGGCGTGTCCCGATGCCGAGTGGCGGGACGGTCAGAAAGCACTGGAGGCGGCTACCAAAGCTAATAGCCTCAGTGAAGGCAAGGTCTGGGTTTACGTTGATACGCTCGCCGCGGCATATGCTGAACAGGGAGAATTCAACATGGCTGTGCAATTTCAGAAGGATGCGTTGGCGTTGGCACCGAGTCCGGCGGTTGATGCATGCAAGAAACGATTACAACGCTACGAAGAGGGGCAGCCGTTCCGATTGCCCTGA
- a CDS encoding GNAT family N-acetyltransferase, which translates to MSAHQNAALAQRVQVFDASQLDDPLICVWKQIVANGEVFSHPHFSPYFTLAVAMSIPDVKVAVIFEDDAPVAFLPFQQVGKVGYPVGHPFNESHGLVHLPDVWIDAEDLCRKAGLGAWHFDHLPCEQSWLHLYQKATDDAAWVELSGSYQAYLESRQASGTSQLKQAERKRRKLAREVGPVRFEDHIDDQDAVGTLINWKHAQTRGQKSGRVFESEGTKTLLQDVLTIEQPHVRGKLSGLFAGDHLIALHFGMCCHSTYVSMIPAHDDQFSRYSPGMILHLEMIRFACEQGVREIDLGRGINRVKAALMTTTRRLAIGSVDCRPFRRFATNYWYMLRNFAHSSQLGNRMLMMTRQIKSLKN; encoded by the coding sequence ATGAGTGCTCACCAGAATGCGGCTTTGGCTCAACGGGTCCAGGTCTTCGATGCTTCCCAGCTTGACGATCCATTAATTTGCGTCTGGAAGCAGATTGTCGCTAACGGAGAGGTGTTTTCGCATCCGCACTTCAGTCCTTATTTTACCTTAGCGGTTGCGATGTCGATTCCCGATGTCAAGGTTGCGGTCATCTTCGAAGATGATGCACCGGTTGCTTTCCTTCCGTTTCAACAAGTCGGAAAAGTCGGATACCCGGTCGGTCATCCGTTCAATGAGTCACATGGGCTCGTGCATTTGCCCGATGTTTGGATCGATGCGGAAGACCTATGTCGCAAGGCGGGACTAGGGGCGTGGCATTTCGATCACTTGCCCTGTGAGCAGAGTTGGTTGCATCTCTACCAAAAAGCGACCGATGACGCCGCTTGGGTTGAGTTGTCGGGGAGTTACCAGGCATATCTCGAAAGTCGGCAAGCATCGGGGACGTCGCAGTTGAAACAGGCGGAGCGGAAGCGACGAAAACTAGCCCGCGAAGTTGGTCCGGTTCGGTTTGAGGATCATATCGACGATCAGGATGCCGTCGGGACTCTGATCAACTGGAAACACGCCCAAACTCGTGGTCAGAAAAGCGGACGGGTTTTCGAATCCGAGGGCACGAAGACACTCTTGCAAGATGTTCTCACAATCGAACAGCCGCATGTTCGGGGCAAACTCTCAGGATTGTTTGCAGGCGATCATCTCATTGCACTTCATTTCGGTATGTGTTGTCATTCCACGTATGTTTCAATGATCCCGGCGCATGATGATCAGTTCTCGCGATACTCGCCGGGAATGATTTTGCACTTGGAAATGATTCGGTTCGCTTGTGAACAGGGCGTTCGTGAAATCGATCTGGGGCGTGGCATCAATCGAGTTAAGGCTGCACTGATGACGACGACACGGCGACTCGCAATTGGCAGTGTCGATTGCCGTCCGTTTCGACGTTTCGCGACGAACTACTGGTACATGCTCCGCAACTTTGCCCACTCGTCGCAGCTCGGGAACCGCATGTTGATGATGACCCGACAGATTAAGTCACTGAAGAACTAG
- a CDS encoding sugar transferase has translation MKRLFDIVLASGLLVVFAIPMAGIALLVRLTSRGPAWHWSDRVGRHNVIFRMPKFRSMRTDTPQLPTHLLQDSRNWITPIGRFLRKSSLDELPQLISILRGDMSFVGPRPALYNQDDLVELRTKHGVHKLAPGLTGWAQINGRDELSIPVKVEFDAEYLERQSFGFDLSIMAATFLRVFRSEGVVQTGDSTAHVHKESKFDDGPSQRRAA, from the coding sequence ATGAAGCGTCTGTTTGATATCGTTCTGGCTTCTGGTTTGCTAGTTGTCTTCGCGATTCCAATGGCTGGGATTGCACTGTTAGTTCGGCTGACATCACGCGGCCCCGCTTGGCATTGGTCGGATCGTGTGGGGCGTCACAATGTGATTTTTCGGATGCCGAAATTTCGCAGCATGCGGACAGATACACCCCAATTGCCGACGCACTTATTGCAAGACTCACGGAACTGGATTACCCCTATCGGTCGGTTTCTGCGGAAGTCGAGTCTAGATGAGTTGCCGCAGTTGATTAGTATTTTGCGAGGTGATATGAGCTTCGTCGGCCCCCGGCCGGCACTCTATAATCAAGATGACCTTGTCGAACTTCGGACTAAGCATGGGGTTCATAAATTGGCACCGGGTCTTACCGGTTGGGCTCAAATCAATGGTCGTGATGAACTTTCGATTCCGGTGAAAGTCGAGTTTGACGCTGAGTATCTGGAGCGGCAATCCTTCGGATTCGATCTCTCCATTATGGCCGCGACTTTTCTTCGAGTTTTCCGCAGCGAAGGAGTTGTGCAAACCGGTGATTCGACAGCTCATGTTCATAAGGAATCAAAATTCGATGACGGGCCTAGTCAGAGACGTGCGGCCTGA
- a CDS encoding NAD-dependent epimerase/dehydratase family protein — translation MLAPILVTGATGFLGRAIVSQAISGSIPLKTTGRKNLVEPLPNFVSVDLADETLSSAQLDELVAGTRCVIHAAGLAHQFDATAGDYTRFHRLNVDAPVQLAEAAARQGVKRFVHVSSIKVYNPSCPQPIHEQTPLDPIGPYAQSKAEAETKLFKVAERAGLEVVALRMAVIYGEEDGGNVARLISAIDRGRFVMVGRGENLKSLIYRGDAARACLAVASCAELPTSQRAYNIAADPVSMREIVETIYQALGRRRYRLHMPASCVQFPFATLARLRMPVVSRKAEKVSETLSKWLVDDAYDGALFRKDFHFQPQVSLASGIQNEVAWYRGQDRSRSKAA, via the coding sequence GTGTTAGCCCCGATTCTAGTGACTGGTGCGACAGGGTTTCTCGGACGAGCAATCGTTTCGCAAGCAATCTCAGGTTCGATCCCGCTCAAGACAACCGGCCGGAAGAATCTTGTTGAACCGCTCCCCAACTTCGTATCCGTCGATCTTGCTGACGAGACTCTGTCGAGTGCCCAACTAGACGAGCTTGTTGCTGGAACTCGCTGTGTGATTCATGCGGCTGGGCTAGCACATCAGTTTGATGCAACAGCGGGTGACTATACGCGGTTCCATCGCTTGAACGTTGATGCTCCCGTTCAGCTTGCCGAAGCTGCGGCAAGGCAAGGCGTGAAGCGATTTGTGCATGTTAGTTCGATTAAGGTCTACAATCCGAGCTGTCCACAGCCGATCCACGAACAAACACCACTCGATCCCATCGGTCCGTACGCTCAAAGCAAAGCCGAAGCGGAGACGAAACTATTCAAGGTGGCTGAGAGAGCAGGTCTTGAAGTTGTGGCGCTTCGGATGGCTGTTATCTATGGTGAGGAAGATGGCGGAAATGTTGCGCGGTTGATCAGTGCGATTGATCGCGGGCGGTTTGTGATGGTCGGTCGGGGAGAGAATCTCAAGAGCTTGATCTATCGGGGAGACGCAGCGAGAGCATGTCTAGCCGTTGCTAGTTGTGCGGAACTGCCGACATCTCAACGGGCTTATAACATCGCCGCGGATCCCGTCTCGATGCGAGAGATTGTCGAAACAATTTATCAAGCGCTTGGGCGAAGGCGATACCGTCTTCATATGCCAGCATCTTGTGTACAGTTTCCATTTGCAACATTGGCCCGACTGCGGATGCCAGTGGTGTCACGTAAAGCCGAGAAAGTTTCGGAAACGCTGTCAAAGTGGCTCGTGGATGATGCCTATGACGGTGCCTTGTTTCGCAAGGATTTTCACTTTCAACCGCAAGTGTCCCTAGCATCAGGAATTCAGAACGAAGTGGCTTGGTATCGTGGGCAGGATAGAAGTCGGTCCAAAGCAGCTTGA
- a CDS encoding glycosyltransferase family 4 protein, with product MPVADAECSQRTQKIWVISEVYYPDDNPTGYFLTGIAEGLAKEFDVRVLCTQPSYTVRGKEAPRNENHRGVSIDRVWSTTFDKNILPLRLVNSLTVSLSIFLKMLWGLRRKDRVLVVNVPPISPLAVGLACRLRGVEYTLLIHDVYPDAVAAAGMLRTTSVLYRMLNRVFGVLLNSARHVVVLGRDMFQRISDKRRDKTVCVTMIPNWADLELVPRTQHVGEENAIRQQFKLDGKFVVQYSGNMGLTHNLDVIVAAARDMQNDVDLHFLLVGSGARKTWVTETVANENLHNVTVADRRPREELNDLLLAADVSVISFLPAMAGVSVPSRLYNVMAVGCPVIAVADPESELARTVAEERIGWVVPPNDVVAFRAAVDEAKSNPAELAAMRVRARRAAEVRFSYSQVVQAYRELLKTNSSTPKSIWDQSEMKPETDISVRRAA from the coding sequence ATGCCGGTCGCCGATGCTGAATGCTCCCAGCGAACTCAGAAGATCTGGGTGATATCCGAAGTTTATTACCCCGACGATAACCCAACTGGTTACTTTCTCACCGGAATCGCGGAAGGGCTAGCGAAGGAGTTCGACGTTCGTGTTTTATGCACGCAACCGTCCTATACCGTTCGCGGAAAAGAAGCTCCACGAAACGAGAACCATCGCGGTGTTTCGATTGATCGAGTGTGGAGTACAACTTTTGATAAAAACATTCTCCCATTGCGGCTAGTCAATTCACTGACAGTGAGTCTGTCGATCTTTCTCAAGATGCTTTGGGGATTGCGACGCAAGGATCGGGTACTAGTTGTCAATGTGCCTCCCATCTCGCCACTTGCTGTTGGTCTCGCGTGTCGATTGAGAGGCGTTGAATATACGCTGCTAATTCATGACGTGTATCCGGATGCCGTCGCAGCGGCGGGAATGCTTCGCACGACATCAGTCCTATACCGAATGCTCAATCGAGTGTTCGGGGTGCTACTGAACTCGGCACGGCATGTGGTTGTGCTAGGGCGAGACATGTTTCAACGGATCTCCGACAAGCGGCGAGACAAGACGGTGTGTGTCACAATGATTCCTAACTGGGCTGACTTAGAGTTGGTTCCTCGCACACAGCATGTCGGTGAAGAGAATGCGATTCGACAGCAGTTCAAACTTGATGGGAAATTCGTCGTCCAATACTCAGGGAATATGGGCCTTACTCACAACCTTGATGTCATCGTTGCGGCCGCCCGTGATATGCAGAACGATGTTGACTTGCATTTTCTGCTAGTCGGTTCAGGGGCGAGGAAAACTTGGGTAACAGAAACCGTTGCCAACGAGAATTTGCATAACGTGACCGTCGCTGATCGTCGGCCGCGTGAAGAACTGAACGATCTGCTGTTGGCGGCGGATGTGTCCGTGATTAGTTTTTTGCCCGCCATGGCCGGAGTTTCGGTTCCTAGTCGACTATACAATGTGATGGCTGTTGGTTGTCCTGTGATTGCAGTGGCAGATCCTGAGTCGGAACTCGCTCGCACAGTTGCCGAGGAACGCATTGGTTGGGTCGTTCCACCGAATGATGTTGTTGCTTTTCGGGCGGCGGTCGACGAGGCGAAGTCGAATCCAGCGGAACTTGCTGCCATGCGTGTACGTGCAAGACGGGCGGCGGAAGTCCGTTTCTCCTACAGTCAGGTCGTGCAAGCCTATCGAGAACTGTTGAAGACAAACAGTTCGACACCCAAGTCGATCTGGGATCAATCAGAAATGAAGCCTGAGACGGATATCTCAGTCCGACGAGCTGCCTAG
- a CDS encoding ArnT family glycosyltransferase: MRIRCAFPLRNMASPSDGGPVVSARRVLIALFLLCLIPRLVMIFRVGPVCNDGYYYTSVAAAFEDGEFAQVFAYLNLNIYPMILSGLHRLGLEWLLAAKLWGAVISSLAVLPIFGWIRRMFDDRIATLSGFLYAIHPEFIELSVEPIREPTFWFLLALSFYLGYRATTESRLRFFVLGGLAMAFAVHTRSEGWLLLGPILIWTAFNAWDRRAHLGKLACGTGLWLAMTPLLILVINLTVLQGETGWQWGRLTHFQLGWQWVQTALEPAPAPATPTALTAASVPILPQPITVPVPQPSVKSTPKQPEEPAPTVNQESKKAKAEPLSTGKRFQKFFHAWIRMFEPVNFSMAVIGLFVAATQFWRRDYWVLLVFSMTVLAAVWVLFGALGVISSRYFLPTYLALVPFAAIGMWSALAWWSRQVLRITGSRRLRRTVVPCAIALGISLGWTDAFTTWHETREAEAAMAENLRTTIPRVRSVTVDLHAVRVGYHLINDVPHITPEAIAHGVNQTFCERQNRCPNGEDIVILSCHRFPEEQIEALRNEAIAAGLTPIEYQAPPMAHGQFLVFVHKID, from the coding sequence ATGCGAATTCGGTGTGCATTTCCATTGCGAAATATGGCCAGCCCGTCGGATGGTGGGCCGGTGGTTTCCGCACGTCGTGTCTTGATCGCATTGTTTTTACTCTGTCTGATCCCCCGCTTGGTGATGATCTTCCGAGTGGGGCCGGTCTGCAATGATGGATACTATTACACCTCCGTCGCCGCGGCTTTCGAAGACGGCGAGTTCGCCCAGGTATTCGCGTATCTCAACCTGAACATTTACCCCATGATTCTCTCGGGTTTGCATCGGTTGGGGCTGGAATGGTTGTTGGCAGCGAAGTTGTGGGGGGCGGTCATCTCGAGTCTGGCCGTCCTGCCAATTTTCGGCTGGATTCGTCGTATGTTCGATGACCGCATTGCGACACTTTCGGGCTTTTTGTACGCCATTCACCCGGAATTCATCGAACTGAGCGTCGAACCAATTCGCGAACCGACATTCTGGTTTTTGTTGGCGTTATCGTTCTATTTGGGCTATCGAGCGACGACCGAAAGCCGATTGAGATTCTTCGTTCTCGGTGGTCTAGCGATGGCCTTTGCGGTTCATACCCGCAGCGAAGGTTGGTTGTTGTTGGGGCCCATCCTGATTTGGACCGCCTTCAACGCATGGGACCGGCGTGCACATCTCGGCAAACTCGCTTGTGGGACCGGGTTGTGGCTCGCGATGACACCGCTTCTGATTTTGGTGATCAATCTCACGGTGCTTCAAGGTGAGACCGGATGGCAATGGGGCCGCCTCACGCACTTTCAATTAGGCTGGCAATGGGTCCAAACGGCCCTTGAACCGGCACCGGCTCCCGCGACTCCCACCGCACTGACGGCCGCATCCGTCCCAATTTTGCCACAACCCATCACGGTTCCCGTTCCTCAACCCAGTGTAAAATCCACGCCGAAACAACCCGAGGAACCAGCTCCGACAGTGAATCAAGAATCGAAAAAAGCGAAAGCCGAACCCCTCTCGACCGGGAAGCGTTTCCAAAAGTTTTTTCACGCTTGGATTCGTATGTTCGAACCCGTCAATTTCTCGATGGCGGTGATCGGGTTATTCGTCGCTGCAACTCAGTTTTGGCGACGAGACTATTGGGTGCTTCTTGTCTTCTCGATGACGGTCCTGGCAGCCGTCTGGGTGCTTTTCGGGGCACTCGGTGTAATCAGCTCCCGATACTTCCTGCCCACCTACCTGGCTCTGGTGCCCTTTGCGGCAATTGGAATGTGGTCAGCCCTGGCATGGTGGAGTCGGCAAGTGTTGCGTATCACGGGAAGCCGAAGATTACGCCGCACGGTCGTGCCGTGTGCCATCGCACTCGGAATTTCTTTGGGATGGACGGATGCATTCACCACATGGCACGAAACTCGCGAAGCCGAGGCCGCCATGGCGGAAAACCTACGAACAACAATTCCTAGAGTTCGATCGGTTACCGTTGATTTGCATGCGGTTCGCGTTGGTTATCATCTCATCAACGACGTTCCGCACATCACGCCAGAGGCCATTGCTCATGGCGTCAATCAAACTTTCTGCGAACGTCAAAATCGCTGCCCGAATGGAGAGGATATCGTCATTCTCTCCTGCCATCGATTTCCAGAAGAGCAAATCGAGGCGTTGCGAAATGAAGCGATTGCCGCCGGCCTAACTCCGATTGAATACCAAGCTCCACCGATGGCACATGGCCAATTCCTAGTCTTTGTTCATAAGATCGACTAG